The following coding sequences are from one Paenarthrobacter ureafaciens window:
- a CDS encoding cyclodeaminase/cyclohydrolase family protein, whose translation MADSEEINTQHSTVEEWTKALAESSGSPGGGAGTGVMLGIAASLTSMVAGYSENAGEDLLGRARALRETALRLADEDAVASKAFGAAFRLDPGPEREKAIREASVEAAKASAVLGDHAIEAIEDLEWLAANGNPALIADVVVAFGALRAAIAGARTNVSFDLAALAKGGTPLEEVRSQHPELWETVGRLSGALDRIDALTAEVDNKAAPTDAV comes from the coding sequence ATGGCTGATTCAGAAGAGATCAATACCCAACACTCCACGGTCGAGGAATGGACCAAGGCCCTGGCGGAGTCCAGCGGTTCACCTGGCGGAGGGGCCGGGACCGGGGTGATGCTTGGCATCGCCGCATCGTTGACCTCAATGGTGGCCGGCTACTCGGAGAACGCGGGGGAGGACTTGCTGGGCCGGGCGCGCGCCTTGCGGGAGACGGCCCTTCGCCTGGCAGACGAGGACGCCGTAGCCTCCAAAGCTTTCGGGGCAGCGTTCCGGCTGGACCCCGGTCCGGAACGTGAGAAGGCCATCCGCGAAGCATCCGTGGAAGCGGCCAAAGCCTCCGCGGTGTTGGGGGATCACGCCATTGAGGCCATCGAAGACCTGGAATGGCTGGCTGCGAACGGAAATCCTGCCCTGATCGCCGACGTCGTGGTGGCCTTCGGGGCGCTCCGGGCTGCGATTGCCGGTGCACGGACCAACGTCAGCTTCGATCTCGCTGCGCTTGCCAAAGGCGGCACACCGTTGGAGGAGGTTCGCTCCCAACACCCCGAACTGTGGGAAACGGTTGGCCGGCTCAGCGGTGCCTTGGATCGGATAGATGCCCTGACCGCGGAAGTGGACAACAAGGCGGCTCCGACCGACGCCGTGTGA
- the flgB gene encoding flagellar basal body rod protein FlgB, whose amino-acid sequence MLESVTSAALASAMDALALRQRTIANNIANINTPNYTAKRVSFEDQLAASVRAGDGEVNATVSPSEEPTRTDGNNVNLDTETLSNIDTVLRYQFAARAAAGEFTSLRTALRSS is encoded by the coding sequence GTGCTTGAATCCGTGACATCCGCCGCACTGGCCAGCGCCATGGATGCGCTCGCCTTGCGCCAGCGGACCATTGCCAACAACATCGCAAACATCAACACGCCCAACTACACCGCCAAAAGGGTTTCCTTCGAGGATCAGTTGGCGGCCTCAGTTCGTGCGGGCGATGGAGAGGTGAACGCCACGGTATCCCCGTCGGAAGAGCCAACACGTACCGACGGAAACAACGTCAACCTGGACACGGAGACGTTGTCCAATATCGACACTGTCCTGCGGTACCAGTTTGCGGCCCGCGCAGCTGCTGGAGAATTCACCTCCCTCCGCACTGCGTTGAGGAGCTCCTGA